Proteins encoded together in one Lathyrus oleraceus cultivar Zhongwan6 chromosome 5, CAAS_Psat_ZW6_1.0, whole genome shotgun sequence window:
- the LOC127085708 gene encoding putative disease resistance RPP13-like protein 1 isoform X2, with amino-acid sequence MAEMVVEAFLSPLFGVVLERLASSDLINYFRRVKLDTLVENLESILNSINQVLDDAEKKQYENPDVKMWLGDVKHAMYEADQLLDEIATDAPLKKMRVETQPSTSSIFNFIPTFINPFKSRLNELIKSLDCLAEQKDKLELKKGAWARYGVGVGSRPLERLPTTYLVDTSQIYGRDADKDEMIKFLLSRNGNDNQVPVVSIVGLGGMGKTTFAKLVYNEHVIAEHFDLKAWVHVSEPLDVAGLTKHILKSFHPSSDNESVINILQQRLQQRLSGKKYLLVLDDIWNKNEESIEQLLLPFNHGFSGSKIIVTTRDKEVANVLKSIKLFDLQQLEKNDCWSLFLTHAFRGKNACEYPNFESIGKKIVDKCGGLPLAVKTLGQLLRKKFSQHEWMKILETDMWCLFDGDNNINPVLRLSYHNLPSNQKRCFAYCSIFRKGYRFRKDELIKFWMAEGLLKCCGTDKCEEELGNEILGDLVSISFFQQSSYRKFRRYHHEFVMHDLVNDLAKSVSGGFCMQIEGARMEGIFERTRHIRCSLQINCVDKLLKPICEVKGLRSLILEGYRAMFMSNNVQHDLFSRLKCLRMLSFRYCGLLELVDEISNLKLLRYLDLSSTEITRLPDTICMLYNLQTLLLKDCCKLTELPSKFSKLIHLRHLELPFRYIKKMPENIGNLNSLQTLPYFIVEEHDGSDIKELEKLNHLHGTIHIKGLGKVIDPADAVTANLKDKKYLEEIQMTFNGGKEEIDDGSIVENSVSVLEALQPNSNLKMLIIKKYNGNKFPNWVRGCHLPNLISLELQYCGLCFNLPLLGQLPLLKELSISVCKGIKIIGEEFYGNNSTNVPFKSLEVLEFESMINWEEWFCLEGFPLLKTLSLRYCPKLKRALPQRLPSLLTLEICDCKELEASVLMGGLPSNLRYLEISNCPKLIASREEWGLFQLNFLKEFRVSDEFENAESFPEENLLPPTLKSLHLKKCSKLRVMNYKGLPNSLETLYINKCPLLKEQYRKDEGERWHTISHIPSVKID; translated from the coding sequence ATGGCAGAGATGGTTGTTGAGGCATTTCTTTCGCCTTTATTTGGTGTGGTTCTTGAGAGGTTGGCTTCAAGTGATTTAATTAACTACTTCCGTAGAgtcaaacttgacacacttgtAGAAAATCTTGAGTCTATACTCAATTCTATCAACCAAGTGTTGGATGATGCAGAGAAGAAGCAGTACGAGAATCCAGACGTGAAGATGTGGCTTGGTGATGTTAAACATGCTATGTATGAGGCTGACCAACTATTAGATGAGATTGCTACCGATGCACCATTGAAGAAGATGAGAGTCGAAACTCAACCATCTACCAGCAGTATTTTCAACTTCATTCCAACTTTTATTAATCCATTTAAATCTAGGCTCAATGAATTGATAAAGAGCCTAGATTGTCTTGCTGAGCAGAAGGATAAGCTTGAATTGAAAAAAGGAGCTTGGGCTCGTTATGGAGTTGGAGTTGGTTCGAGACCTTTAGAAAGACTGCCAACTACTTATTTGGTGGATACATCCCAAATATATGGCAGAGATGCTGATAAAGATGAAATGATCAAATTTTTACTTTCAAGGAATGGCAATGATAACCAGGTACCTGTAGTTAGCATAGTGGGTCTAGGTGGAATGGGTAAGACCACTTTTGCTAAGCTTGTGTACAATGAGCACGTGATAGCGGAACATTTTGATCTTAAAGCTTGGGTCCATGTCTCGGAACCTTTAGATGTTGCTGGACTCACCAAACATATTCTCAAGTCATTTCATCCTTCATCAGATAATGAATCTGTTATCAATATACTCCAACAGCGTCTGCAGCAGAGGCTATCTGGCAAAAAATATCTGCTTGTTTTGGATGATATTTGGAACAAAAATGAGGAAAGTATTGAGCAGTTATTACTTCCTTTTAACCATGGATTTTCGGGAAGTAAGATAATCGTGACAACACGTGACAAGGAAGTGGCAAATGTCTTGAAATCTATCAAGTTATTTGATTTGCAACAATTGGAGAAAAACGACTGTTGGAGTTTATTTTTGACACATGCGTTTCGAGGCAAAAATGCGTGTGAATATCCAAATTTTGAATCAATTGGTAAGAAAATAGTGGACAAGTGTGGAGGGTTGCCTTTAGCGGTAAAAACATTGGGCCAACTCTTGCGGAAAAAATTCTCTCAACATGAGTGGATGAAGATATTGGAGACTGATATGTGGTGTTTATTTGATGGAGACAACAACATTAACCCAGTGTTGCGATTGAGCTACCACAATCTCCCTTCCAATCAGAAACGTTGTTTTGCTTATTGTTCTATATTTCGTAAAGGTTATCGGTTTCGAAAAGATGAATTAATCAAGTTTTGGATGGCAGAAGGTTTGCTGAAGTGTTGCGGAACAGACAAATGTGAAGAAGAGTTGGGTAATGAGATTTTAGGCGACCTTGTGTCAATTTCATTTTTTCAACAATCATCTTATCGAAAGTTTCGTAGGTATCACCACGAGTTTGTCATGCATGATCTTGTCAATGATTTAGCAAAGTCGGTATCGGGAGGATTTTGTATGCAAATAGAAGGTGCTAGGATGGAAGGTATCTTTGAAAGGACACGTCACATTCGCTGCTCTCTTCAAATAAACTGCGTTGATAAATTACTAAAGCCGATTTGTGAGGTTAAGGGATTACGTAGTCTAATATTAGAAGGCTATAGAGCTATGTTTATGAGTAACAATGTGCAACATGATCTGTTTTCAAGACTAAAATGTTTGCGGATGTTATCATTTAGATATTGCGGCCTCTTGGAGCTAGTTGATGAAATAAGCAATTTAAAGCTTTTGCGTTATCTAGACCTGTCTTCCACGGAGATTACAAGGTTGCCTGATACAATTTGTATGTTGTATAATTTGCAAACACTTTTGTTGAAAGATTGTTGTAAACTGACTGAGCTCCCATCAAAATTTTCCAAACTCATTCATTTACGTCATCTTGAACTCCCCTTCCGTTATATAAAAAAGATGCCGGAAAATATAGGAAATCTAAACAGTCTTCAGACCTTGCCGTATTTTATAGTGGAAGAGCATGATGGATCTGATATTAAAGAGTTGGAGAAGCTGAACCATCTTCATGGAACAATTCATATTAAAGGGTTGGGTAAAGTCATTGATCCTGCAGATGCTGTGACAGCCAATTTGAAAGATAAGAAGTATTTAGAAGAAATACAAATGACATTCAATGGAGGAAAAGAAGAAATAGATGATGGTTCAATAGTTGAGAACAGTGTATCTGTCTTGGAGGCTCTTCAACCAAATAGTAACTTGAAGATGCTCATCATCAAAAAATACAATGGAAATAAGTTTCCAAATTGGGTAAGGGGTTGCCATTTACCCAACTTAATATCCCTTGAATTGCAGTACTGTGGATTATGTTTCAATTTGCCACTGCTTGGACAGCTCCCATTACTCAAAGAACTTTCTATTTCAGTCTGCAAAGGAATAAAGATCATCGGCGAAGAGTTTTACGGAAATAACTCAACAAATGTTCCGTTCAAGTCTCTAGAAGTTTTGGAGTTTGAGAGTATGATCAATTGGGAGGAATGGTTTTGCCTTGAAGGGTTTCCTTTGCTTAAAACTCTTTCTTTAAGATATTGTCCCAAATTGAAAAGGGCCCTGCCTCAACGTCTTCCTTCTTTACTTACATTGGAGATTTGTGATTGCAAAGAGTTGGAGGCATCAGTTCTTATGGGAGGTTTACCTTCCAACTTGAGGTATCTTGAAATAAGTAATTGCCCGAAACTAATTGCTTCGAGAGAGGAATGGGGATTGTTCCAACTCAATTTTTTGAAAGAGTTTAGAGTTAGTGACGAGTTTGAAAACGCGGAGTCCTTCCCAGAGGAGAATCTTCTGCCTCCGACTCTTAAATCTCTCCATCTGAAAAAGTGTTCAAAGCTAAGAGTAATGAACTACAAGGGCCTGCCCAACTCCCTTGAAACTCTGTACATCAATAAATGTCCATTACTTAAGGAGCAGTACCGAAAGGATGAAGGAGAACGTTGGCATACAATTAGTCACATCCCTTCTGTGAAAATAGATTGA
- the LOC127085708 gene encoding putative disease resistance RPP13-like protein 1 isoform X3 — MLLKPVGYLEHQLRMFDIVSFIVLYPLKGTLAYALLITLYSKIMAEMVVEAFLSPLFGVVLERLASSDLINYFRRVKLDTLVENLESILNSINQVLDDAEKKQYENPDVKMWLGDVKHAMYEADQLLDEIATDAPLKKMRVETQPSTSSIFNFIPTFINPFKSRLNELIKSLDCLAEQKDKLELKKGAWARYGVGVGSRPLERLPTTYLVDTSQIYGRDADKDEMIKFLLSRNGNDNQVPVVSIVGLGGMGKTTFAKLVYNEHVIAEHFDLKAWVHVSEPLDVAGLTKHILKSFHPSSDNESVINILQQRLQQRLSGKKYLLVLDDIWNKNEESIEQLLLPFNHGFSGSKIIVTTRDKEVANVLKSIKLFDLQQLEKNDCWSLFLTHAFRGKNACEYPNFESIGKKIVDKCGGLPLAVKTLGQLLRKKFSQHEWMKILETDMWCLFDGDNNINPVLRLSYHNLPSNQKRCFAYCSIFRKGYRFRKDELIKFWMAEGLLKCCGTDKCEEELGNEILGDLVSISFFQQSSYRKFRRYHHEFVMHDLVNDLAKSVSGGFCMQIEGARMEGIFERTRHIRCSLQINCVDKLLKPICEVKGLRSLILEGYRAMFMSNNVQHDLFSRLKCLRMLSFRYCGLLELVDEISNLKLLRYLDLSSTEITRLPDTICMLYNLQTLLLKDCCKLTELPSKFSKLIHLRHLELPFRYIKKMPENIGNLNSLQTLPYFIVEEHDGSDIKELEKLNHLHGTIHIKGLGKVIDPADAVTANLKDKKYLEEIQMTFNGGKEEIDDGSIVENSVSVLEALQPNSNLKMLIIKKYNGNKFPNWSAKE, encoded by the exons ATGCTGCTGAAGCCAGTGGGTTATCTCGAGCACCAATTGCGCATGTTTGACATAGTTTCTTTTATTGTTCTGTACCCCCTCAAAGGAACTCTGGCGTATGCATTATTGATAACCCTTTACAG TAAAATAATGGCAGAGATGGTTGTTGAGGCATTTCTTTCGCCTTTATTTGGTGTGGTTCTTGAGAGGTTGGCTTCAAGTGATTTAATTAACTACTTCCGTAGAgtcaaacttgacacacttgtAGAAAATCTTGAGTCTATACTCAATTCTATCAACCAAGTGTTGGATGATGCAGAGAAGAAGCAGTACGAGAATCCAGACGTGAAGATGTGGCTTGGTGATGTTAAACATGCTATGTATGAGGCTGACCAACTATTAGATGAGATTGCTACCGATGCACCATTGAAGAAGATGAGAGTCGAAACTCAACCATCTACCAGCAGTATTTTCAACTTCATTCCAACTTTTATTAATCCATTTAAATCTAGGCTCAATGAATTGATAAAGAGCCTAGATTGTCTTGCTGAGCAGAAGGATAAGCTTGAATTGAAAAAAGGAGCTTGGGCTCGTTATGGAGTTGGAGTTGGTTCGAGACCTTTAGAAAGACTGCCAACTACTTATTTGGTGGATACATCCCAAATATATGGCAGAGATGCTGATAAAGATGAAATGATCAAATTTTTACTTTCAAGGAATGGCAATGATAACCAGGTACCTGTAGTTAGCATAGTGGGTCTAGGTGGAATGGGTAAGACCACTTTTGCTAAGCTTGTGTACAATGAGCACGTGATAGCGGAACATTTTGATCTTAAAGCTTGGGTCCATGTCTCGGAACCTTTAGATGTTGCTGGACTCACCAAACATATTCTCAAGTCATTTCATCCTTCATCAGATAATGAATCTGTTATCAATATACTCCAACAGCGTCTGCAGCAGAGGCTATCTGGCAAAAAATATCTGCTTGTTTTGGATGATATTTGGAACAAAAATGAGGAAAGTATTGAGCAGTTATTACTTCCTTTTAACCATGGATTTTCGGGAAGTAAGATAATCGTGACAACACGTGACAAGGAAGTGGCAAATGTCTTGAAATCTATCAAGTTATTTGATTTGCAACAATTGGAGAAAAACGACTGTTGGAGTTTATTTTTGACACATGCGTTTCGAGGCAAAAATGCGTGTGAATATCCAAATTTTGAATCAATTGGTAAGAAAATAGTGGACAAGTGTGGAGGGTTGCCTTTAGCGGTAAAAACATTGGGCCAACTCTTGCGGAAAAAATTCTCTCAACATGAGTGGATGAAGATATTGGAGACTGATATGTGGTGTTTATTTGATGGAGACAACAACATTAACCCAGTGTTGCGATTGAGCTACCACAATCTCCCTTCCAATCAGAAACGTTGTTTTGCTTATTGTTCTATATTTCGTAAAGGTTATCGGTTTCGAAAAGATGAATTAATCAAGTTTTGGATGGCAGAAGGTTTGCTGAAGTGTTGCGGAACAGACAAATGTGAAGAAGAGTTGGGTAATGAGATTTTAGGCGACCTTGTGTCAATTTCATTTTTTCAACAATCATCTTATCGAAAGTTTCGTAGGTATCACCACGAGTTTGTCATGCATGATCTTGTCAATGATTTAGCAAAGTCGGTATCGGGAGGATTTTGTATGCAAATAGAAGGTGCTAGGATGGAAGGTATCTTTGAAAGGACACGTCACATTCGCTGCTCTCTTCAAATAAACTGCGTTGATAAATTACTAAAGCCGATTTGTGAGGTTAAGGGATTACGTAGTCTAATATTAGAAGGCTATAGAGCTATGTTTATGAGTAACAATGTGCAACATGATCTGTTTTCAAGACTAAAATGTTTGCGGATGTTATCATTTAGATATTGCGGCCTCTTGGAGCTAGTTGATGAAATAAGCAATTTAAAGCTTTTGCGTTATCTAGACCTGTCTTCCACGGAGATTACAAGGTTGCCTGATACAATTTGTATGTTGTATAATTTGCAAACACTTTTGTTGAAAGATTGTTGTAAACTGACTGAGCTCCCATCAAAATTTTCCAAACTCATTCATTTACGTCATCTTGAACTCCCCTTCCGTTATATAAAAAAGATGCCGGAAAATATAGGAAATCTAAACAGTCTTCAGACCTTGCCGTATTTTATAGTGGAAGAGCATGATGGATCTGATATTAAAGAGTTGGAGAAGCTGAACCATCTTCATGGAACAATTCATATTAAAGGGTTGGGTAAAGTCATTGATCCTGCAGATGCTGTGACAGCCAATTTGAAAGATAAGAAGTATTTAGAAGAAATACAAATGACATTCAATGGAGGAAAAGAAGAAATAGATGATGGTTCAATAGTTGAGAACAGTGTATCTGTCTTGGAGGCTCTTCAACCAAATAGTAACTTGAAGATGCTCATCATCAAAAAATACAATGGAAATAAGTTTCCAAATTGG TCTGCAAAGGAATAA
- the LOC127085708 gene encoding putative disease resistance RPP13-like protein 1 isoform X1 translates to MLLKPVGYLEHQLRMFDIVSFIVLYPLKGTLAYALLITLYSKIMAEMVVEAFLSPLFGVVLERLASSDLINYFRRVKLDTLVENLESILNSINQVLDDAEKKQYENPDVKMWLGDVKHAMYEADQLLDEIATDAPLKKMRVETQPSTSSIFNFIPTFINPFKSRLNELIKSLDCLAEQKDKLELKKGAWARYGVGVGSRPLERLPTTYLVDTSQIYGRDADKDEMIKFLLSRNGNDNQVPVVSIVGLGGMGKTTFAKLVYNEHVIAEHFDLKAWVHVSEPLDVAGLTKHILKSFHPSSDNESVINILQQRLQQRLSGKKYLLVLDDIWNKNEESIEQLLLPFNHGFSGSKIIVTTRDKEVANVLKSIKLFDLQQLEKNDCWSLFLTHAFRGKNACEYPNFESIGKKIVDKCGGLPLAVKTLGQLLRKKFSQHEWMKILETDMWCLFDGDNNINPVLRLSYHNLPSNQKRCFAYCSIFRKGYRFRKDELIKFWMAEGLLKCCGTDKCEEELGNEILGDLVSISFFQQSSYRKFRRYHHEFVMHDLVNDLAKSVSGGFCMQIEGARMEGIFERTRHIRCSLQINCVDKLLKPICEVKGLRSLILEGYRAMFMSNNVQHDLFSRLKCLRMLSFRYCGLLELVDEISNLKLLRYLDLSSTEITRLPDTICMLYNLQTLLLKDCCKLTELPSKFSKLIHLRHLELPFRYIKKMPENIGNLNSLQTLPYFIVEEHDGSDIKELEKLNHLHGTIHIKGLGKVIDPADAVTANLKDKKYLEEIQMTFNGGKEEIDDGSIVENSVSVLEALQPNSNLKMLIIKKYNGNKFPNWVRGCHLPNLISLELQYCGLCFNLPLLGQLPLLKELSISVCKGIKIIGEEFYGNNSTNVPFKSLEVLEFESMINWEEWFCLEGFPLLKTLSLRYCPKLKRALPQRLPSLLTLEICDCKELEASVLMGGLPSNLRYLEISNCPKLIASREEWGLFQLNFLKEFRVSDEFENAESFPEENLLPPTLKSLHLKKCSKLRVMNYKGLPNSLETLYINKCPLLKEQYRKDEGERWHTISHIPSVKID, encoded by the exons ATGCTGCTGAAGCCAGTGGGTTATCTCGAGCACCAATTGCGCATGTTTGACATAGTTTCTTTTATTGTTCTGTACCCCCTCAAAGGAACTCTGGCGTATGCATTATTGATAACCCTTTACAG TAAAATAATGGCAGAGATGGTTGTTGAGGCATTTCTTTCGCCTTTATTTGGTGTGGTTCTTGAGAGGTTGGCTTCAAGTGATTTAATTAACTACTTCCGTAGAgtcaaacttgacacacttgtAGAAAATCTTGAGTCTATACTCAATTCTATCAACCAAGTGTTGGATGATGCAGAGAAGAAGCAGTACGAGAATCCAGACGTGAAGATGTGGCTTGGTGATGTTAAACATGCTATGTATGAGGCTGACCAACTATTAGATGAGATTGCTACCGATGCACCATTGAAGAAGATGAGAGTCGAAACTCAACCATCTACCAGCAGTATTTTCAACTTCATTCCAACTTTTATTAATCCATTTAAATCTAGGCTCAATGAATTGATAAAGAGCCTAGATTGTCTTGCTGAGCAGAAGGATAAGCTTGAATTGAAAAAAGGAGCTTGGGCTCGTTATGGAGTTGGAGTTGGTTCGAGACCTTTAGAAAGACTGCCAACTACTTATTTGGTGGATACATCCCAAATATATGGCAGAGATGCTGATAAAGATGAAATGATCAAATTTTTACTTTCAAGGAATGGCAATGATAACCAGGTACCTGTAGTTAGCATAGTGGGTCTAGGTGGAATGGGTAAGACCACTTTTGCTAAGCTTGTGTACAATGAGCACGTGATAGCGGAACATTTTGATCTTAAAGCTTGGGTCCATGTCTCGGAACCTTTAGATGTTGCTGGACTCACCAAACATATTCTCAAGTCATTTCATCCTTCATCAGATAATGAATCTGTTATCAATATACTCCAACAGCGTCTGCAGCAGAGGCTATCTGGCAAAAAATATCTGCTTGTTTTGGATGATATTTGGAACAAAAATGAGGAAAGTATTGAGCAGTTATTACTTCCTTTTAACCATGGATTTTCGGGAAGTAAGATAATCGTGACAACACGTGACAAGGAAGTGGCAAATGTCTTGAAATCTATCAAGTTATTTGATTTGCAACAATTGGAGAAAAACGACTGTTGGAGTTTATTTTTGACACATGCGTTTCGAGGCAAAAATGCGTGTGAATATCCAAATTTTGAATCAATTGGTAAGAAAATAGTGGACAAGTGTGGAGGGTTGCCTTTAGCGGTAAAAACATTGGGCCAACTCTTGCGGAAAAAATTCTCTCAACATGAGTGGATGAAGATATTGGAGACTGATATGTGGTGTTTATTTGATGGAGACAACAACATTAACCCAGTGTTGCGATTGAGCTACCACAATCTCCCTTCCAATCAGAAACGTTGTTTTGCTTATTGTTCTATATTTCGTAAAGGTTATCGGTTTCGAAAAGATGAATTAATCAAGTTTTGGATGGCAGAAGGTTTGCTGAAGTGTTGCGGAACAGACAAATGTGAAGAAGAGTTGGGTAATGAGATTTTAGGCGACCTTGTGTCAATTTCATTTTTTCAACAATCATCTTATCGAAAGTTTCGTAGGTATCACCACGAGTTTGTCATGCATGATCTTGTCAATGATTTAGCAAAGTCGGTATCGGGAGGATTTTGTATGCAAATAGAAGGTGCTAGGATGGAAGGTATCTTTGAAAGGACACGTCACATTCGCTGCTCTCTTCAAATAAACTGCGTTGATAAATTACTAAAGCCGATTTGTGAGGTTAAGGGATTACGTAGTCTAATATTAGAAGGCTATAGAGCTATGTTTATGAGTAACAATGTGCAACATGATCTGTTTTCAAGACTAAAATGTTTGCGGATGTTATCATTTAGATATTGCGGCCTCTTGGAGCTAGTTGATGAAATAAGCAATTTAAAGCTTTTGCGTTATCTAGACCTGTCTTCCACGGAGATTACAAGGTTGCCTGATACAATTTGTATGTTGTATAATTTGCAAACACTTTTGTTGAAAGATTGTTGTAAACTGACTGAGCTCCCATCAAAATTTTCCAAACTCATTCATTTACGTCATCTTGAACTCCCCTTCCGTTATATAAAAAAGATGCCGGAAAATATAGGAAATCTAAACAGTCTTCAGACCTTGCCGTATTTTATAGTGGAAGAGCATGATGGATCTGATATTAAAGAGTTGGAGAAGCTGAACCATCTTCATGGAACAATTCATATTAAAGGGTTGGGTAAAGTCATTGATCCTGCAGATGCTGTGACAGCCAATTTGAAAGATAAGAAGTATTTAGAAGAAATACAAATGACATTCAATGGAGGAAAAGAAGAAATAGATGATGGTTCAATAGTTGAGAACAGTGTATCTGTCTTGGAGGCTCTTCAACCAAATAGTAACTTGAAGATGCTCATCATCAAAAAATACAATGGAAATAAGTTTCCAAATTGGGTAAGGGGTTGCCATTTACCCAACTTAATATCCCTTGAATTGCAGTACTGTGGATTATGTTTCAATTTGCCACTGCTTGGACAGCTCCCATTACTCAAAGAACTTTCTATTTCAGTCTGCAAAGGAATAAAGATCATCGGCGAAGAGTTTTACGGAAATAACTCAACAAATGTTCCGTTCAAGTCTCTAGAAGTTTTGGAGTTTGAGAGTATGATCAATTGGGAGGAATGGTTTTGCCTTGAAGGGTTTCCTTTGCTTAAAACTCTTTCTTTAAGATATTGTCCCAAATTGAAAAGGGCCCTGCCTCAACGTCTTCCTTCTTTACTTACATTGGAGATTTGTGATTGCAAAGAGTTGGAGGCATCAGTTCTTATGGGAGGTTTACCTTCCAACTTGAGGTATCTTGAAATAAGTAATTGCCCGAAACTAATTGCTTCGAGAGAGGAATGGGGATTGTTCCAACTCAATTTTTTGAAAGAGTTTAGAGTTAGTGACGAGTTTGAAAACGCGGAGTCCTTCCCAGAGGAGAATCTTCTGCCTCCGACTCTTAAATCTCTCCATCTGAAAAAGTGTTCAAAGCTAAGAGTAATGAACTACAAGGGCCTGCCCAACTCCCTTGAAACTCTGTACATCAATAAATGTCCATTACTTAAGGAGCAGTACCGAAAGGATGAAGGAGAACGTTGGCATACAATTAGTCACATCCCTTCTGTGAAAATAGATTGA